A single genomic interval of Odontesthes bonariensis isolate fOdoBon6 chromosome 3, fOdoBon6.hap1, whole genome shotgun sequence harbors:
- the sp7 gene encoding transcription factor Sp7 isoform X2 encodes MAASILEEDSRYGSSPLAMLTATCNKFGSTSPIRDSATPSKTSSNTPVKKPYAMTSDLQTAKNGRTTDGSSLADSYTGSFTTAGGGGGGLLTPTGSPPHSAGGYTTEYNPFSHSFQTSVSQDPSLLVSKAHATADCLTSVYTSLDMTHPYGSWYKAGIHPGITAAPANATSSWWDVHPNSNWLSATQPQADGGLQASLQPVAPQASLSPQLPSYSTDFTPLNPAPYPSVGLGSSSHLLQPSQHMLPQDMYKPKPVPSAGLIDSPMGLKPARGSGGYSGGATPSRSSCDCPNCQELERLGASAASLRKKPVHSCHIPGCGKVYGKASHLKAHLRWHTGERPFVCNWLFCGKRFTRSDELERHVRTHTREKKFTCLLCNKRFTRSDHLSKHQKTHADSALQGKAVAVEGDTDPRSEETAELNSSAVTANPVADQITNGDEKTATPNGVENSSGLLEI; translated from the exons ATGGCCGCATCTATTCTGGAG GAAGACTCACGCTATGGCTCCAGTCCTCTGGCTATGTTAACTGCTACCTGTAACAAGTTTGGCAGCACAAGCCCTATCAGAGATTCAGCTACACCCAGCAAAACCAGCAGCAACACTCCAGTAAAAAAGCCTTACGCCATGACCTCTGACCTTCAGACAGCGAAGAACGGGCGGACGACAGACGGCAGCAGCCTGGCGGACTCTTACACTGGCTCTTTCAccacagctggaggaggaggtggtgggcTGCTTACTCCCACTGGAAGCCCTCCTCATTCGGCCGGAGGCTACACTACAGAATATAACCCTTTCTCCCACTCCTTCCAGACTTCGGTCTCCCAGGACCCGTCTCTTTTAGTGTCAAAGGCCCACGCTACGGCCGACTGTCTTACCAGTGTCTATACGTCGCTGGACATGACACACCCTTATGGCTCCTGGTACAAGGCTGGAATCCACCCTGGCATAACTGCTGCTCCAGCTAATGCCACTTCTTCTTGGTGGGACGTTCACCCCAACTCCAACTGGCTGTCAGCAACACAGCCCCAAGCTGATGGGGGTCTCCAGGCTTCTCTGCAGCCTGTGGCACCGCAAGCATCCCTTAGCCCGCAGCTTCCAAGTTACAGCACCGACTTTACACCACTCAACCCAGCTCCATACCCCTCTGTGGGACTGGGCTCCTCTTCACATCTCCTTCAACCTTCCCAGCACATGCTGCCCCAGGACATGTACAAGCCTAAGCCTGTGCCAAGTGCAGGGCTTATTGACAGTCCCATGGGCCTCAAGCCTGCTCGGGGATCAGGAGGCTACAGTGGAGGGGCTACACCCAGCAGGTCATCATGTGACTGCCCCAACTGCCAGGAGCTGGAGAGGCTGGGAGCCTCAGCTGCATCCCTGAGGAAGAAACCGGTCCATAGCTGTCACATCCCAGGCTGCGGGAAGGTCTACGGCAAGGCCTCCCACCTAAAAGCTCACCTGCGCTGGCACACCGGCGAGCGGCCCTTTGTTTGCAACTGGCTGTTCTGTGGGAAGCGTTTCACCCGCTCTGACGAATTGGAGAGGCATGTGCGCACCCACACGCGGGAGAAGAAATTCACTTGCCTACTGTGTAACAAACGTTTCACACGTAGTGATCACCTCTCAAAGCATCAGAAGACCCACGCAGATTCTGCACTGCAGGGTAAAGCTGTAGCTGTGGAGGGAGACACAGATCCTCGGAGTGAAGAGACCGCAGAGCTTAACTCCAGCGCTGTAACCGCCAATCCTGTCGCTGACCAAATCACCAATGGAGATGAGAAGACTGCCACACCTAATGGAGTAGAGAACAGCAGTGGATTGTTGGAGATCTGA
- the sp7 gene encoding transcription factor Sp7 isoform X1, translating into MAASILEVGNVIEDSRYGSSPLAMLTATCNKFGSTSPIRDSATPSKTSSNTPVKKPYAMTSDLQTAKNGRTTDGSSLADSYTGSFTTAGGGGGGLLTPTGSPPHSAGGYTTEYNPFSHSFQTSVSQDPSLLVSKAHATADCLTSVYTSLDMTHPYGSWYKAGIHPGITAAPANATSSWWDVHPNSNWLSATQPQADGGLQASLQPVAPQASLSPQLPSYSTDFTPLNPAPYPSVGLGSSSHLLQPSQHMLPQDMYKPKPVPSAGLIDSPMGLKPARGSGGYSGGATPSRSSCDCPNCQELERLGASAASLRKKPVHSCHIPGCGKVYGKASHLKAHLRWHTGERPFVCNWLFCGKRFTRSDELERHVRTHTREKKFTCLLCNKRFTRSDHLSKHQKTHADSALQGKAVAVEGDTDPRSEETAELNSSAVTANPVADQITNGDEKTATPNGVENSSGLLEI; encoded by the exons ATGGCCGCATCTATTCTGGAGGTAGGGAATGTAATT GAAGACTCACGCTATGGCTCCAGTCCTCTGGCTATGTTAACTGCTACCTGTAACAAGTTTGGCAGCACAAGCCCTATCAGAGATTCAGCTACACCCAGCAAAACCAGCAGCAACACTCCAGTAAAAAAGCCTTACGCCATGACCTCTGACCTTCAGACAGCGAAGAACGGGCGGACGACAGACGGCAGCAGCCTGGCGGACTCTTACACTGGCTCTTTCAccacagctggaggaggaggtggtgggcTGCTTACTCCCACTGGAAGCCCTCCTCATTCGGCCGGAGGCTACACTACAGAATATAACCCTTTCTCCCACTCCTTCCAGACTTCGGTCTCCCAGGACCCGTCTCTTTTAGTGTCAAAGGCCCACGCTACGGCCGACTGTCTTACCAGTGTCTATACGTCGCTGGACATGACACACCCTTATGGCTCCTGGTACAAGGCTGGAATCCACCCTGGCATAACTGCTGCTCCAGCTAATGCCACTTCTTCTTGGTGGGACGTTCACCCCAACTCCAACTGGCTGTCAGCAACACAGCCCCAAGCTGATGGGGGTCTCCAGGCTTCTCTGCAGCCTGTGGCACCGCAAGCATCCCTTAGCCCGCAGCTTCCAAGTTACAGCACCGACTTTACACCACTCAACCCAGCTCCATACCCCTCTGTGGGACTGGGCTCCTCTTCACATCTCCTTCAACCTTCCCAGCACATGCTGCCCCAGGACATGTACAAGCCTAAGCCTGTGCCAAGTGCAGGGCTTATTGACAGTCCCATGGGCCTCAAGCCTGCTCGGGGATCAGGAGGCTACAGTGGAGGGGCTACACCCAGCAGGTCATCATGTGACTGCCCCAACTGCCAGGAGCTGGAGAGGCTGGGAGCCTCAGCTGCATCCCTGAGGAAGAAACCGGTCCATAGCTGTCACATCCCAGGCTGCGGGAAGGTCTACGGCAAGGCCTCCCACCTAAAAGCTCACCTGCGCTGGCACACCGGCGAGCGGCCCTTTGTTTGCAACTGGCTGTTCTGTGGGAAGCGTTTCACCCGCTCTGACGAATTGGAGAGGCATGTGCGCACCCACACGCGGGAGAAGAAATTCACTTGCCTACTGTGTAACAAACGTTTCACACGTAGTGATCACCTCTCAAAGCATCAGAAGACCCACGCAGATTCTGCACTGCAGGGTAAAGCTGTAGCTGTGGAGGGAGACACAGATCCTCGGAGTGAAGAGACCGCAGAGCTTAACTCCAGCGCTGTAACCGCCAATCCTGTCGCTGACCAAATCACCAATGGAGATGAGAAGACTGCCACACCTAATGGAGTAGAGAACAGCAGTGGATTGTTGGAGATCTGA